The Hippoglossus stenolepis isolate QCI-W04-F060 chromosome 1, HSTE1.2, whole genome shotgun sequence DNA segment tgtattGCTGCAGTAAATGTTTCTTTAATCATACTTGAATTGAGATGTTAATGGCATAATCAGCATTACATCAGGCGTTACTGTTACTGTCAACATTACGGTTGTCTGCATTGAATTTGTCTGTGAAGTCTGTGCCTCGGAGTGGAAAGTATCTCTGACTCGAGGGCTGAATGCTGCAGTCAGGTGCAGGGGAGGCTCAGGGTGCGGGTCCTGGGTCTTTGTACCAATGCCCTGCAGGCACACTGTCAGCGGCTGCACAGCTTCCACGGACAGACTCAGGAACAGGAAGAGATGTAGACGATAAAGTTCATCGTTTGAAGTGGTTCAGCTCAGAGGCACAGCTCAGAGACTCAGACATGAAGGCTCACACTGTGTCTTTCTCACTCTATGTCCCGCACGCAATTCCCTCACTCACACCACAGCATATGAACGGCAGCGGGGAGACTCGCTCGCTTGCAGGGAGAATGCGTTTCATTTCGTAATCCTTGGATCTCCCCGTGTTACAGACTGTGGCAGCGTTGAGGGTGTAACCGCTGAGGCTCCCTGCCCACTTCATCCCAGCTGTGATTTTAagaattatttacattttggcTCTTTGACCACCAATGTCCTTTATCAGTGAAGAAAAGAGTCAAGTTTGGTGATTTTGTTGCTGGGCTTTAGTAACCGTTACTGTGAccgaggtcaaaggtcaagtaTTGACCATCAGATCTCCTTGGCCCGAGCCCCAATCTACAAAATCCACATCCCCGCTGGCCTGAGGAGGACTGTCCAGAGAGATGCCTCGCCGCTCGCCGAACACCTTCTCCTGCAGTTCAATGATGTCATTACGGATGTCAGccatcatcagcagcaggaagtcaAAGGAGCCGGGAGGTCCCTGGAGACAGACGGGAAATTCAGGAATTGATTAAGAAGCCGCACATTttcagaaaaccttttttttcttttagagttttagattaaatttaattaattaaattaaaattaaaattaaaattaaatacagacagaaggtaataaataatagtaataataatgataaaaatagaGATAGAAGACCAAAATACCTtctgagaaaatatgttttagcCGAGCCTTAAAAGAAGACTGTCTCAGACAGCCTTATTTCCTCAGGCAATTTATTCCAGAGTCTTGAAGCCCTGATGGCAAACACTCTGTCCCTCCTAGTTTTCTATCTAGATTCAGGAAGTAAgatatgaataaatgtttttactaCAGCATAAACTCACAGGTGGGCCTCTGAGACCTGGAACTCCTCTTTCACCCTGTAGATGACAAACAGCACAAATTATCCTAAGTTCAACATGTAGAGCTTCCCAAGTGTCAGAATGATTCAATTACTTTCAGGACACAAGCACACGTATTTAACTATATTCTTATATATTGTCCTGAACACAGTTACTCAGGTTCAAGTGAACGTCAGTGTTTATTTGCAGCTTCTACTGGATTATTATGGTTTGTACAATACAATGTGATCTTTGTCAATGAATCCTCTGGGAGGGAAGAAGCAAACAGGACAAAGTTACTGTAGATTTAGAGACACTAAATGATGCATGTTTAAATGAACTTCAGACACTAGATGGCAACAGTGGAgcttgcaaacacacacacacacacacacacgaagagaCAAGAAGTCCAACacatgtagaaaataaaactatgtTATAATGACCTTTATTCCatctcttcctgctgctccagGTGGTCCCTGTAGAAATGATAGAAATGAGGACATGGGCAATAAGCTGTGACAGTGGCTCAATGAGGAGAAATGAGCCGTCATGCTGCAGACTAATAAGTACACTTGTTTACACATTCATGTATGATGTTACCCGTGTAGAGCAGTGGATGTGTTTGTAATTAGAGCAACATGTGTTCATGTCCATCATTATAAAGTCATCATTATGGCATATGGGATGActtcacacacataaaatgaGCTTTTCTAGGCTGTGGGAAGGTTTTACAAGTATAATGCCTTTATGGTTTACATATTCATAATAGTAGTATTTGACCTTGTTGGCTGTTTGATTTTGTTGCCAAGGGAAGTTGGGCTGTAGGgaattttttttcagtgtgtacTGCAACTGCAGCTGGTTACAAAGCAGGTAAGAGAATGTAATGAGTAATCTACCTGGTGACAATAtgattttagtgttttgttgtttgcagTATTGGGTAAATCTCTCAAAATTATTATATACTATTATGATTTGTTATGTTGTATTAAAGAGATTTTTGGGAGAGTTGTCTTTATATCACTTTGAGAGTGGGAACTAAATCTTGTTACaaccctttttttcttcttaccACTGAACCTCTGCGGCCTCTTTTGATATGTTTCAAGTCAGGCTCCGGACCCATTGGGCCCATGTCCCCTCGAGGACCCCCAGGGCCAAGCGGGCCCCTGTCCCCTGGGTCACCTTGCTTTCCTGGTTCACCTGGGTGTCCTGGTGAGGACAGGTGGTGAAAGAGATAAGTAGGGAGGAAACTTTAgataattatttaaatcagtCTAACACATAAAATAACAGCAATGTCATAATAGAAAACCGTAATATCTTCTTGGATGGGTCATATGTTACACTGCTCACattaaaacttttgttttagAAATCAATAGACTAAAGGAGACTAAAACTCACCTGAGGTGTTTAAAATTTACCTTTATTTTGTTATCAGCTTTTACTAGCTTTTAATTTCTAAACCATCTGCATTAATTTGTGTATGgcattttcattatttgataccatcctctctgctctgtaaaGTGCATTAACCAGTAACTCTCCCTGCTCATACTTTGGGACCAGTAGATTTGATTCTGTGTCTCATACTACTGTTATCTCAACATTACCTGGGACCCCAGGAGCTCCTGGAGGACCGGGTAGACCAGGATGACAAGGACTATCAGGACTTTTTCCTACCCTCCCCAGAGACGGCTTGTCACTTCTGTTAGCCAGGTCCAGCAcctgcaaacataaaaaacGACTTTGTGGAATCGATACAGACATAAACTAATAAATGATTAGCATGAACATTTATGATGAATTATTAAcctttagatagatagatggatagatggatagatagatggatgttTAAGGACAGTCTGCTCTGTCTTTTCTGGTCAAAGGTGGGAAACATAGATTAAATATTGCTCTAAAGTGAACATGTTACCTGGTTCGGTGACTGCGTGTTGCCCAGCCTCCTTTTCAGCTGCAGCAAACTGTTTTCCATGTTCATAAAATCCTGACAGGTGAATGAACAAGAACCAGCACTCATCAAGGTGTCTGACTTCCCAGATGAGCTCACTGCAAGACAAAAcattcacttaaaaaaacatatttacatatgAATTCAGGAAGGGCAACAAATGCTCTTCTTTAAAAGTCACTGCTTGACAATTacactgaaaaaacataaatcGGTAGTTGTCATTATGAACGGAAATTTAAGAGCTGATCAATTCACATCTTCGTTTTGATATGTAACAGTTTGACATCTAGTTATGCTAAAACAGCCTTTTCCTGACTTTAAGCAGGTGGAAGGAAAAAACGAATAAATAAGCTCACAATTTACTTGAATGTTATCCATATTATCTTGTATCAGCCAAACACCTTCACAGATCAATGAACCATAATGACTGGATGCTGACTCAGTTTCCTATCCAGACTTATTAATCCCAATAGAAACTTACAGTTGTGTACAGGGATGCAGGAGCGTTGGTCCGGTGCCAGTATGTAGCCGCTGCGACAGCGACACAGGAAGCTTCCCACTGTGTTCACACAGTCGTggtcacacacactgctgcctgGGTGCTCACACTCATCAATGTCTGCATGAGATGATCCATCCAATTAAAATCTATTCGTTGTTATGATATAAATACTAATCATGCATTGACACAAATAATGATTTACGATAAGAACCTTGCTGAGACATCACGTAGTATGACTGCAGGTCAATTGCATTTACATAATGTAAATACAGGGCGCAGATTTGGAAGGAAATCTGCTGATTTGCTTTATGCTGCATCAAACAGGAGAAGGCCACTGTTTCACAACTATGAAAAATCTATTTCAACATGTCGATGCTATTTGAAGAAACACATATGAAGTTATTCTTTTGAAGAATGTCCactttatctttgttttaagGATAAAAAAAGGCCTGTGGGGTGCTGGGACAAGTGAGACATACTCTCTCTACCATACCAGTAGTAGACATGGTAGTCAGAATCATTGACTGAGAGATGGGGTGGTGCGGTACTGACCCAGACAGTAAGGGGATTTGTGGCTGCGGTGTCTTTCCCGGTCAAAGCGATAGCCGGGGTAACACGTGCAGACAACTCGTCCAAAGTTGTCAGTGCACTGCTGCTCGCAGGGCGATGCATCACACATGTCTACAcctacagagacagagagaaaaggaagagtgTGCGTGAACTAAGTATGTTGACGTTATTCAGGATCAAAACATAACTGTAATCACCTGCAACTGCTTTTTTATTACCACCTCCTTACATTCAGAAAGTTCCACATCCACATGGAAACTGACCAATACAGCCTCTACTGTGCTTTGGTGAAGAGACATATTGACGTGTCAGAGTAGAAACAGCACAAGTGTAAATaactaaatgaaatgttcatttcagcagcttcaggtgcAGGTTTCTGGGTCATTCTCACATTGTCGTGGCTCACAGGGACACTTATACTTCCATAATAAAACAAAGCCATTGTTTAGGTGCTTTTCCTACAAtgacaggttaaaaaaaaactctgttaACTACCTTTGACAGGTTTAGTGTCACAGGactgtaatttgtttttcaactatGAAATGCTTTCCACATGTCTGCACCCCAATTTTTATAGGGTGAAGGTTTTACACTGGTTTCAGTCTCTCAATCATATAGCC contains these protein-coding regions:
- the LOC118113524 gene encoding collagen and calcium-binding EGF domain-containing protein 1 gives rise to the protein MGQLYGATLLPFGAICVVFLWESGASSIRTTLAVDTSRAECPESKILTVEYPCVRAGGKNSTCFRRKCCEGFRFVMGQCIPESVDMCDASPCEQQCTDNFGRVVCTCYPGYRFDRERHRSHKSPYCLDIDECEHPGSSVCDHDCVNTVGSFLCRCRSGYILAPDQRSCIPVHNLSSSGKSDTLMSAGSCSFTCQDFMNMENSLLQLKRRLGNTQSPNQVLDLANRSDKPSLGRVGKSPDSPCHPGLPGPPGAPGVPGHPGEPGKQGDPGDRGPLGPGGPRGDMGPMGPEPDLKHIKRGRRGSVGPPGAAGRDGIKGERGVPGLRGPPGPPGSFDFLLLMMADIRNDIIELQEKVFGERRGISLDSPPQASGDVDFVDWGSGQGDLMVNT